The Telopea speciosissima isolate NSW1024214 ecotype Mountain lineage unplaced genomic scaffold, Tspe_v1 Tspe_v1.0331, whole genome shotgun sequence genome segment CGTAGTCGCTCCGTTCCATGCCTCATTTCATAGGGAACCTCAAAGTGGCTCTATTTCATTATATTCCATCCATATCCCAATTCCATTCATTTAATATCCCTTTGGTGTCATTGACATAAGAGATGTCCTTTCtagtctatctctttctatttatatatatggaaaGTGAATAAATCATCATATAATAATCGAGAAATtgcaatagaaaagaaaaaggggaggtTTGTGATGATTTTGAAATCTTTTCTACTAGGTAATCTATTATCCTTATGCATGAAGATAATCAATTCGGTCGTTGTGGTCGGACTCTATTATGGATTTCTGACCACATTCTCCATAGGGCCCTCTTATCTCTTCCTTCTCCGAGCTCGGGTTATGGaagaaggaaccgagaagaaGGTATCAGCAACAACTGGTTTTATTACGGGACAGCTCATGATGTTCATATCGATCTATTATGCGCCTCTGCATCTAGCATTGGGTAGACCTCATACAATAACTGTCCTAGTTCTACCGtatcttttgtttcatttcttcTGGAACAATCACAAACACTTTTTTGATTATGGATCTACTACCAGAAATTCAATGCGTAATCTCAGCATTCAATGTGTATTCCTGAATAATCTCATTTTTCAATTATTCAACCATTTCATTTTACCAAGTTCAACGTTAGCCAGATTAGTCAACATTTATATGTTTCGATGCAACAACAAGATCTTATTTGTAACAAGTAGTTTTGTTGGTTGGTTAATTGGTCACATTTTATTCATGAAATGGGTTGGATTGGTATTATTCTGGATACGCCAAAATCATTTTATCAGATCTAATGTACTTATTCGATCTAAGAAGGACCTTGTGTCAGAATTGAGAAATTCTATGGCTCGAATCTTTAGTATTCTCTTATTTATCACCTGTGTCTACTATTTAGGCAGAATGCCGTCACCTATTGTCACTAAGAAACTGAAAGAAACCTCAGAAACGGAAGAAAGGGGGCAAAGTGAGGAAGAAACAGATGTAGAAATAGAAAGAACTTCCGAAACGAAGGGGACTAAACAGGAACAAGAGGGATCCACCGAAGAAGACCCTTACCCTTCCCTTTGTTCGGAAGAAAAGGAGGATCCGGACAAAATAGATGAAACGGAAGAGATCCGAGTGAATGGAAACGAAAAAACAAAGGATGAATTCCACTTTCACTTTAAAGAGACATCCTATAAAAATAGCCCAGTTTTCAAAAATTCTTATCTGGATGGAAATCCAGAAAATTCGAAGTTAGAAATActtaaagaagatgaagataaagACAATTTCTGGTTTGAAAAACCTCTTGTTACTCTTCTTTTTGACTATAAACGATGGAATCGCCCATTGAGATATATATACCTAAGAAACAATCAATTGAAAAATGCTATAAGAAATGAAATGtcacaatattttttttatacatgtCGAAGTGATGGAAAACAAAGAATATCTTTTACATATCCACCCAGTTTGTCAACTTTTTGTGAAatgatagaaagaaaaatatctttgTACATACTAGAAAAAATATATCCTGAAGAACTGTATAATCAATGGGTTTATaccaatgaagaaaaaaagaagaacttCAGTAAGGAATTTTTAAATAGAATTGAAACCCTAGACAAAGGATTTGTTACTCTAGAtgtacttgaaaaaaaaattcgagtATGTAATgaaaagattgaagaagaatacTTACCCAAAGGGTATGATCCTTTCTTGAAGGGACCCTATCGAGGAACAATTAAAAAATTGCATTCAATCATGAATGATTATTTAATTCCTTCGATAGAAAGGATTTGGATAAATAGGATTCATGGTATCTTTCCTACTGATTATCGAGAATTTGAACAGAAAATTGATACATTTGATGCGAAATCGTTTTCAATAGACATTTTAAATTTGTTAACCCCTATGAGTAAATTTGACAGGGAATCGAGACTAAATTTAAATTGGAAAAGACTTTCTTTATTAGCagaacaagaaagaaatgaTTTAGAAAATCAAGCTAAAttttttagctttttatttgatgCTGTTAGAATTGatccaaaaaatcaaagaaaaaaaaaaaaatctattggaATAAAAGAAATCCGTAAAAGGGTTCCTCGATGGTCATACAAATTAATCGACGATTTTGAGCAAGAGGTGGATCAGGAAGAATCATCAGAGGATCCGATTCGTTTAAGGAAAACCAAACATATAATCATTTTTACTGAGAACAATGCGAATACCAATACTTAtacaaataatacaaaaaattaTGATCAAGTGGACGAAGTGACTTTAATACGTTATTCACAACAACCGAATTTTCGTCGAGATCTAATCAAAGGATCCATGCGCTCTCAAAAACGTAAAACAACTATAGGGAAACTCTTTCAAGCAAATGTGCATTCGCCGCTTTTTTTGGACAGAATAgacaaaccttttttttttcatatctcCGGAATGATGAGGCTAATTTTTAGGAATTTGATggggaaaaatacagaattcGAAACTTTGGATTCTGAGGAGAAAAAAACgcaggagaaaaaagaagaaaaagagcgAATAGAAATAGCAGAAACCTGGGATAATATGCTATTTGCTCAAACAATAAGGGGTTGCTTATTAATAACCCATTCGATTCTTAGAAAATATCTTGTATTGCCTTCATTGATAATAGCTAAAAATGTCGTtcgtatttttttatttcaaatccCCGAGTGGTACGAAGATTTTAAAGCGTGGAATAGAGAAATTCATGTTAAATGCACTTATAACGGTGTGCAATTATCAGAAAGAGAATTTCCAAAAAACTGGTTAATAGAAGGTATTCAGGTAAagattctctttcctttctgttTGAAACCTTGGTATAGATCTAAGCTACGATCGCACCATAGAGATCCAATgaaaacaaaaggcaaaaaagctaatttttgttttttaacagtCTGGGGAATGGAAACGGAACTTCCTTTTGGTTCTCCCCGAAAACAACCATCTTTTTTTAAACCCATTTTTAAAGAActcgaaaaaaaaattcaaaaagtgaaaaagaaattttttttagttctaaaaaatttaaaagaaaaaaaaaaaaaaagatcgagTGACAAcgaaaatctaaaaaattcacaaaattctaTAATTAGAAATCAGATTATTCATGAATCATCCATTCGAGTCAGATCCACGGATTGGACAAATTATTCACTGGCagaaaaaaaaacgaagaatCTAGCTAATAGGACAAACACAATTagaaatcaaatagaaaaaatcacaaaagacaagaaaaaaatatttctaaCCTCAGAGATAAATATTAATCCTAAGGAAACAAGTTGtgatattaaaaaatcaaaatcgacgAAAAATTTTTGGCAgatattaaaaagaagaaataccCGATTAATACGTaaatggcattttttttttaaatttttcattGAAAAGATACACATAGATACTCTTCTATATATCATTAATATTCCCAGGATCAATGCACAACTTTTCCTTGAATCAACAAACAAAATTATTGATAAATACATTTACAATTACAATACTAAAATAAATCAAGAAGATATTAatgaaacaaatcaaaatacaaTTCACTCTATTTCGACTATAAAAAAGTCGCTTTTTAATACTAGTAATAAAAATTCGCAGATTTCTTGTGATCAATCTTCCTTGCCACAAACATATGTTTTTTACAAATTATCGCAAACTCAAGTTATTAATAAGTATCGCTTGAGATCTGTACTTCAATACCACGGAACATCTCTTTTTCTTAAGGATATAATAAAGAATTTTTTTGAAACACAAGAAATACTTCATTCCGAATCAAGGCATAAGAAATTTCGGAATTCTAGAATTAATGAATGGAAAAACTGGTTAAAGGGTCATTATCAATATGATGTATCTCAGACTAGATGGGCTAGATTAGTACCACAAAAATGGCGAAATAGAGTCAATCAACGCCGTAGGGCTCAAAATAAAGATTCAAAAAAATTGGGTTCATATGAAAAAGACCAATTAATTCATTCCGAAAAAGAAAACGATTCTACGGTGGAGTCATTACcgaatcaaaaagaaaaatttaaaaaacactACAGATATGATCGTTTATCacataaatatattaattataattatgaAAGTAGGAAGGACTTATATATTTATGGATCACCCTTACAAGTAAACGAGAGTCGAAAGATTCCCTATAATTACAACACACATAAACTTGAATCGTTTTATGGGCTAGAAGATATCTCTATTAATGATTATCTAGGGGAAGATTATCTTATTGAGACGGAGAAAAATCCAGatagaaaatattttgattgggggattctccatttttttcttataaaaaaggCCAATATTGAGGCCTGGGCCAATATGGATACTGGGACCAACATTCAAAAAAATACTAAGACTGGGACTGattattatcaaaataaaatacaaataatagagaaaatggataaaaaagatcttttttttctcaCGATTCATCAAGAAATCAACCCATCCAagcaaaggttttttttttttgattggatgggaatgaatgaagaaatacTAAATCGTCCCGTATcgaatttgaaattttggttcTTCCCAGAATTACTCCTACTATTTGATGCATATAAGATGAAACCGTGGGTCATACCAATCAAATTActtcttttaaatttgaatagaaataaaaacattagtgaaaataaaaacatcaatagaaaagaaaaaggggatcTTTTtatatcatctaaaaaaaaaaaatctcttgaaTTGGAGAATCGAAATCAAAAAGAACCGCTAGGACAAGGAGATTTTGAATCAGTTCTACCAAAGCAACAAAaagatcttgaagaagattATGCGGGATTAAACATTCAAAAaggtagaaagaaaaagaaaaagaaattcaagagcAATAGCAATACAGAATGGTACTTAGATTCTTTcctgaaaaaatattttatttttcaattcagaTGGAATGATCCTTTGAGTCAAAGAATGATAAATAATATCAAGGTATATTGTCTCCTGCTTAGACTGATAAACCCAAAAGAAATTATTATATCCTCTATTCAAAGAGGAGAACTGAGTCTGAACGTAATGCTGATTCAGAGGGATCTAACTTTTACAGAATTGATAAAAAGGGGGATATTTATTATCGAACCGATTCGTCTGTCTATAAAATGGGATGGAAAATTTTTTATGTATCAAACCATAAGTATTTCATTAGTCCATAAAAGTAAACAACAAACTAATCAAAGATACCGAGAAAAAAGATATATTGATAAGAATGATTTTGATGGATCGATCGCAAGATATGAAAAAATGGTTGGGGGTGGGAGTGAAAATTACTATGATTTGCTTGTTCCTGAAACTATTTTATCGCCTAAACGTCGTAGAGAATTGAgaattttaatttgtttcaattttaagAATGGAAATGCTCTAGATAGAAATCTAATATTTTGGAATGGAAACAACGTAAGGAACTGTGGTAAATTTTGGAATGAGAACAAAGATGTTGATAGAGATAAATTCATTAACATGAAATTGAAGTTCTTTCTTTGGCCCAATTATCGATTAGAAGATTTAGCTTGTATAAATCGCTATTGGTTTAATACCAATAATGGTAGTCGTTTCAGTATGTCAAGGATACATATGTATCAACGATTGAAAATTAGTTGATACTATATATTCGTGTCATATCTGCTATATGAAGGTAAACAGACGCCCCCTGTATTACATTTTGACACAGGATTGAATGACGTATCAATTCAATCTAGGAATGAATTGATAAAActtaatttaataaatttgatagaaaaagaagaaaaaaaaaaaagagtacatgAATAAATTCAGATGGTTTTGTATACTAGATTAAAGGGTCTGGCATTATTATTACTGATTGGTAAAATCCATATctgtagaaaagaaagaaatataggAAAAGAATTCTTTATATGGTAAAAAATTCATTTATCTCGATTATttcacaagaaaaagaaaaaaaagaagaaaacagaggaTCTGTTGAatttcaaatattcaatttCACCAATAAGATACGGAGGCTTACTTCACATTTGGAATTGCACAGAAAAGACTATTTATCTCAGCGAGGTCTACGGAAAATTTTGGGAAAACGTCAACGGCTGTTGGCTTATttgtcaaagaaaaatggagtcCGTTATAAACAATTAATTAGTCAGTTGGATATTCGAGAGGCAAAAACTCGTTAATTTGAAGATTCGTTTTGAATTATTTGATTTATTAGATCTTGAATTTTTATGAATTTCGTTTCGTTTTCAGCAATTGATGGAATAATGAATCGGGAAAAAAGATATGACTGTACCAGTTACAAGAAAAGACCTTATGATAGTCAATATGGGTCCTCACCATCCATCAATGCATGGTGTTCTTCGACTCATCGTTACTTTAGATGGTGAAGATGTTATTGACTGTGAACCCATATTGGGTTATTTACACAGAGGAAtggaaaaaattgcagaaaaccGAACAATTATACAATATCTGCCTTATGTAACACGTTGGGATTATTTAGCTACTATGTTCACAGAGGCAATAACAGTAAATGGACCAGAACAGTTGGGAAACATTCAAGTACCTAAAAGAGCTAGCTATATCAGAGCTATTATGCTGGAACTAAGTCGTATAGCTTCTCATTTGTTATGGCTTGGTCCTTTTATGGCAGATATCGGTGCACAGACAccttttttctatattttcagagagagagagttgataTATGATCTATTTGAAGCTGCCACAGGTATGCGAATGATGCATAATTATTTCCGTATCGGAGGAGTAGCTGCTGATTTACCTCATGGCTGGATAGATAAATGTTTGGATTTCTGCAATTATTTTTTAACAGTGGTTGCTGAATATCAAAAGCTTATTACGCGGAATCCCATTTTTTTGGAACGAGTTGAGGGGGTGGGCATTATTGGTGGAGAAGAAGCAATAAATTGGGGTTTATCAGGACCAATGCTACGAGCTTCCGGAATCGAGTGGGATCTTCGTAAGGTTGATCATTATGAATGTTACGACGAATTTGATTGGGAAATTCAATGGCAAAAAGAAGGAGATTCATTAGCTCGTTATTTAGTACGAATTAATGAAATGAAGGAATCCATAAAAATTATTCAACAGGCTCTGGAAGGAATTCCGGGGGGACCCTATGAAAATTTAGAAGTCCGACGCTTTGATAGAACAAAGGATTCTGAATGGAATGATTTTGAATATCGATTCATTAGTAAAAAGCCTTCTCCCACTTTTGAATTGTCGAAACAAGAACTTTATGTAAGAGTGGAAGCCCCAAAAGGAGAGCTGGGAATTTTTCTGATAGGAGATCAGAGTGTTTTTCCTTGGAGATGGAAAATTCGTCCACCGGGTTTTATTAATTTGCAAATTCTTCCTCAATTAGTTAAAAGAATGAAATTGGCTGATATTATGACAATACTAGGTAGTATAGATATTATTATGGGAGAAGTTGATCGTTGAAATGATAATTGATACGACAGAAACACAAgctatcaattttttttccagacCGGAATCCTTAAAAGAGGCCTATGAGCTCATatggctgcttgtccctattTTTTCTCCTGTATCAGGAATCACTATAGGGGTACTGGTTATTGTGTGGttagaaagagaaatatccgCAGGGATACAACAACGTATTGGACCTGAATACGCTGGCCCTTTGGGAATTCTTCAAGCTCTAGCAGATGGAACCAAACTACTTTTCAAAGAGGATATTCTTCCATCTAGAGGGGATACTCGTCTATTCAGTATTGGACCATCTATCGCGGTCATATCCATTCTATTAAGTTATTCAGTAATTCCTTTTGGCTATCGTCTTGTTCTAGTCGATCTCAATATAGgtgtttttttatggattgcCATTTCAAGTATTGCTCCTATTGGACTTCTTATGTCAGGATATGGATCGAATAATAAATATTCTTTTTCGGGTGGTCTACGAGCTGCTGCTCAATCGATTAGTTATGAAATACCATTAACTCTATGTGTGTTATCAATATCTCTACGTGCGATTCGTTGGGGCATaaacttttatttaatttacttttttacttaaattttctaatttactttaactttatTTGAACTTTGACTTTGGTTTCTAGTAAAGAAGTTGAATGTATTGACTAGattactttaattttttattgatcaTTCCAGTTAATGAACTTAAGCAGATAGTTATATGAGTGAAACAAAACAGCTTAAAAATTCGCAGTAAAAAGATTGAGTCTCTTTCCCTATGTACAAGAGTTGGGTGGAAGTAAACATAAGTAAAGCAGTATAAACTATTTACCCCAAGATTGATTGATTAATCATCAGGGCTTGAAGCGGGTGCAAAAGATTAAATGTATGGAGTTTTTACTATTGCATGTATTACCATACCGGGgatcaaacaaaaaagagtGGACGGTTAGTAACACCAAGGTACACAAAGGATTAGTAATAGAGCTAATGTAAGTTTGGACTACATAAAAGGAATTTTAATGGGGCTTTAAGTTGGTAGAAATGATCAAGAAGTACTTTCCCATGATCCCGATTCAGAGTATCCTCCTATCCACTGATTAAAGAAATGACTATCAGGAACGAagtaatctttttatttttttttagagtcCCCTTTTCTgagaaagaagaataggaaCGAAAGAAATGGAATGCAATTGCATGCaatagaaaaaaaggaaaaataagagatttttttctttttttttttttccatattctATCCATAGTAATAGAGATAGAATTCTTATTATGATTCATGAACTAATCTAAAGTCTAATTCTTTTTCGGAATCGAAAGATATGGGTCGAAATTTCTATTGATATTGATAGAACGAGTATTTTATTGAAGGATTAAGTTATtactaaacaaagaaaaattggaatttgaaaatgaaagatgagatCAATTCGGAAGCACTTTTTTTATTATAGCAGACAGAATTCTATTGGTCTAATTCAGGACTCTCCGATCTATCTTTACACTACTCTATTTACCTTACAAAGATATCGAGATAATGCTGAAGTGATCCTTAGATTTATTTGTGGCCTTCGAGGAGCCGTATGAAGCTGAAGTCTCATGTACGGTTCTGTAATAGCGATTGGAACAATGCTGTTATCACCGACTATAATTATCTAACAGTTCGAGTACAGTTGATATAATTGAGGCGCAATCCAAATATGGTTTTTGGGGGGTGGAATTTGTGGCGGCAACCCGTAGGGTTTGCtgtttttctaatttcttccctAGCAGAATGTGAGAGATTACCTTTTGATTTAccagaagcagaggaagaaTTAGTAGCGGGTTATCAAACCGAATATTCAGGTATCAAATTTGGTTTATTTTACGTTGCTTCTTATCTAAATCTACTAGTTTCTTCATTATTTGTAACAGTTCTTTATTTGGGGGGTTGGAATCTTTCTATTCCGTACATATTCATTCCTGAGCTTTTCGAAATAAATAAGGCAGGCGGGGTCTTTGGAACGACAATTGGTATCTTTATTACATTAGCTAAAGCTTATTTGTTCCTATTCATTCCTATCACAACAAGATGGACTTTGCCTAGGATGAGAATGGACCAACTATTAAATCTTGGGTGGAAATTTCTTTTACCTATTTCTCTAGGTAATCTATTATTGACAACTTCTTCTCAACTTTTTTCGCTGTAAAGGAATACCATATTCTAGATTATAGATTCATACCTTCTCtcaaacaagagaaaaaaacatcaaattatttgaattttattcATAGATATTCACGATATGCTCCCTATGGTAACTGGGTTCATGAATTATGGTCAACAAACAGTACGAGCTGCAAGGTACATCGGTCAAAGTTTCATGATTACCTTATCCCATGCGAACCGTTTACCTGTAACTATTCAATATCCTTATGAAAAATTGATCACATCAGAGCGTTTCCGCGGTCGAATCCACTTTGAATTTGATAAATGCATTGCTTGTGAAGTCTGTGTTCGTGTATGCCCTATAGATCTACCCGTTGTAGATTGGAGATTGGAAACGGATATTCGAAAGAAACGATTGTTTAATTACAGTATTGATTTTGGAATCTGTATATTTTGCGGTAACTGCGTCGAGTATTGTCCAACAAATTGTTTATCGATGACTGAAGAATATGAACTTTCTACTTATGATCGTCACGAATTGAATTATAATCAAATTTCTTTGGGTCGGTTGCCGATGCTAGTAATTGGGGATTACACAATTCGAACAATTACGAATTCGACTCAAATAAAAATAGCTACGGGGAAACCCCTTGACTCAAAAACGATTACCAATTACTAAGATTCGGTTTTGATCTAAAGGGGGGAGGCTTCTTTCATTTTGCTTGGTCAATAACTAAAAATCCTAGCTATTGATTGGTGAGAATCACGTCTTAATTTGAATTGAAAATTGATTCATATACCGTGATGAGTTCGAAACATCAAATTTCGTCTTGTCTTTCAGATTCGGATATAGAATGGAATTTGTCCAATAACAGTATATACATCTAAGAGTATCTACATCAATTCACACCCATTAGAATTTAATTCAATTAGGAGCGTAAACGtattatataaattatataaaatataaatagggtaatttattttttcccgGTCCGGTCAGGTCAATAAGGTCATGAAAGATTTCgacttatttatttcttattttacatataaataatatataatggATTTACCTGGGCAAATACATgattttcttttagtatttctGGGATCAGGCCTTATACTAGGGGGTCTGGGAGTAGTATTACTTACCAATCCCATTTTTTCTGCCTTTTCATTGGGATTGGTTCTTGTTTGTATATCCTTATTCTATATTCCATCGAACTCCCATTTTGTAGCTGCTGCACAGCTCCTTATTTATGTGGGAGCCATAAATGTCTTAATCATATTTGCTGTGATGTTCATGAATGGTTCAGAATATTACAACGATTTCCATCTTTGGACTGTTGGAGATGGTGTCACTTCACTGGTTTGTACAAGTATTTTTGTTTCACTAATTACTACTATCCTAGACACATCATGGTACGGGGTTATTTGGACTACAAGATCAAACCAGATTATAGAACAGGACTTGATAAGTAATGGTCAACAAATTGGGATTCATTtatcaacaaatttttttcttccatttgaaCTCATTTCTATAATTCTTTTAGTTGCTTTAATAGGTGCAATTGCTATGGCGCGTCAGATTCAGTGAAAAAAAATACTTAGAATTAGAAAtccaaataaatcaaaattaataagaaataagCTGTCTTATTTCATCTATATTTACTTcaattctattttttaatttttcacgTATAAAATAACAATGAAAATGTTTTTAGTTCGATGTATTTACTAACACCTACCTTTGTTCTTGTTATATCCTTTCTAGTCACTAGTCAATTGAATCGGTTGAATTTTTGTTCCTATTGAAATGAATCTAGATTGATGAGGGGTTGTTCAATGATGCTCGAACATGTACTTGTTTTGAGtgcttatttattttctatcggTATCTATGGATTGATCACGAGCCGAAATATGGTTAGAGCACTTATGTGTCTTGAACTTATACTGAATGCAATTAATATTAATTTCGTAACATTCTCTGATTTTTTTGATAGTCGCCAATTAAAAGGAGACATTTTCTCGATTTTTGTTATAGCTATTGCAGCCGCTGAAGCGGCCATTGGGTTAGCTATTGTTTCGTCAATTTTTCGAAACAGAAAATCAACTCGTATCAATCAATCGAATTTGttgaattgaaaattgaataaatataaaagaataaaattaagtagaataaaaatcaaataaaaagaaaatcatctaTATAAATAACCAACTCGAATTAGCATCTACGACAAACACGTATGACTAAGTTAGTTAAAATGAATAGAAGGTTTGCTAAAGCTAAGAAATCCAAGTATCTTGGCCTTCTCTCATCAGCAGATCCAGAAGTAAAGTAAagtaaattgattaaaaaaatttctgatAAATCGTTGATTCGTCTGGTATCTATAACATTTACTACTTTATTTTTACTAGATCGAAAATTTATGACGTTCAAAAATTTATAGATCCAATGTCACATTCAGTAAAGATTTATGATACATGTATAGGATGTACTCAATGTGTACGAGCCTGCCCCACAGATGTATTAGAAATGATACCTTGGGACGGATGTAAAGCTAAGCAAATTGCCTCTGCTCCAAGAACAGAGGATTGTGTAGGTTGTAAGAGATGTGAATCCGCCTGTCCAACAGATTTCTTGAGTGTCCGGGTTTATTTATGGCATGAGACAACTCGCAGTATGGGTCTAGCTTATTGATATGTTCCAGAAAACTCCAATTGaatccatttgatttctctttacCGACAAAACCCGTACTCgaaatagaaataataaaaaatataatattttgagTACGGGTTTTTCTGGTCAAAGCATATCTTGTTTTTACCACGAATTCTTTTCCTTGGTTAACAATAATTGTAATTTTTCCGATATCCGCGGgttctttaattttctttcttcctcataAAGGAAATAAGGTGATTCGCTGGTATACTTTATGTATATGTTTATTAGAACTCCTTCTAATGACCTATGCATTCTGTTATCATTTCAAATTCGACGATCCATTAATCCAACTCGAGGAGGATTCTAAATGGATAAATATTTTTGATTTTCACTGGAGATTAGGAATTGATGGACTTTCCATAGGACCCATTTTTTTGACGGGATTCATTACAACTTTAGCTACTTTAGCAGCTTGGCCAGTTACTCGAGATTCCCGATTGTTCCATTTCTTGATGTTAGCAATGTACAGCGGTCAAATAGGATCATTTTCTTCTCGagacctttttctttttttcatcatGTGGGAGTTAGAATTAATTCCCGTTTATCTACTTCTATTCATGTGGGGGGGGAAGAAACGTCTGTATTCGGCTACAAAGTTTATTTTATACACTGCTGGGGGTTCTATTTTTCTGTTAATAGGAGTTCCGGGTATGGGTTTATATGGTTCCAATGAACCAACATTAAATTTTGAAACATCAGCTAACCAATCATATCCTGTGGCATTGgaaattttattctattttggatttcttatTG includes the following:
- the LOC122647980 gene encoding protein TIC 214-like isoform X3, which encodes MILKSFLLGNLLSLCMKIINSVVVVGLYYGFLTTFSIGPSYLFLLRARVMEEGTEKKVSATTGFITGQLMMFISIYYAPLHLALGRPHTITVLVLPYLLFHFFWNNHKHFFDYGSTTRNSMRNLSIQCVFLNNLIFQLFNHFILPSSTLARLVNIYMFRCNNKILFVTSSFVGWLIGHILFMKWVGLVLFWIRQNHFIRSNVLIRSKKDLVSELRNSMARIFSILLFITCVYYLGRMPSPIVTKKLKETSETEERGQSEEETDVEIERTSETKGTKQEQEGSTEEDPYPSLCSEEKEDPDKIDETEEIRVNGNEKTKDEFHFHFKETSYKNSPVFKNSYLDGNPENSKLEILKEDEDKDNFWFEKPLVTLLFDYKRWNRPLRYIYLRNNQLKNAIRNEMSQYFFYTCRSDGKQRISFTYPPSLSTFCEMIERKISLYILEKIYPEELYNQWVYTNEEKKKNFSKEFLNRIETLDKGFVTLDVLEKKIRVCNEKIEEEYLPKGYDPFLKGPYRGTIKKLHSIMNDYLIPSIERIWINRIHGIFPTDYREFEQKIDTFDAKSFSINQRKKKKSIGIKEIRKRVPRWSYKLIDDFEQEVDQEESSEDPIRLRKTKHIIIFTENNANTNTYTNNTKNYDQVDEVTLIRYSQQPNFRRDLIKGSMRSQKRKTTIGKLFQANVHSPLFLDRIDKPFFFHISGMMRLIFRNLMGKNTEFETLDSEEKKTQEKKEEKERIEIAETWDNMLFAQTIRGCLLITHSILRKYLVLPSLIIAKNVVRIFLFQIPEWYEDFKAWNREIHVKCTYNGVQLSEREFPKNWLIEGIQVKILFPFCLKPWYRSKLRSHHRDPMKTKGKKANFCFLTVWGMETELPFGSPRKQPSFFKPIFKELEKKIQKVKKKFFLVLKNLKEKKKKRSSDNENLKNSQNSIIRNQIIHESSIRVRSTDWTNYSLAEKKTKNLANRTNTIRNQIEKITKDKKKIFLTSEININPKETSCDIKKSKSTKNFWQILKRRNTRLIRKWHFFFKFFIEKIHIDTLLYIINIPRINAQLFLESTNKIIDKYIYNYNTKINQEDINETNQNTIHSISTIKKSLFNTSNKNSQISCDQSSLPQTYVFYKLSQTQVINKYRLRSVLQYHGTSLFLKDIIKNFFETQEILHSESRHKKFRNSRINEWKNWLKGHYQYDVSQTRWARLVPQKWRNRVNQRRRAQNKDSKKLGSYEKDQLIHSEKENDSTVESLPNQKEKFKKHYRYDRLSHKYINYNYESRKDLYIYGSPLQVNESRKIPYNYNTHKLESFYGLEDISINDYLGEDYLIETEKNPDRKYFDWGILHFFLIKKANIEAWANMDTGTNIQKNTKTGTDYYQNKIQIIEKMDKKDLFFLTIHQEINPSKQRFFFFDWMGMNEEILNRPVSNLKFWFFPELLLLFDAYKMKPWVIPIKLLLLNLNRNKNISENKNINRKEKGDLFISSKKKKSLELENRNQKEPLGQGDFESVLPKQQKDLEEDYAGLNIQKGRKKKKKKFKSNSNTEWYLDSFLKKYFIFQFRWNDPLSQRMINNIKVYCLLLRLINPKEIIISSIQRGELSLNVMLIQRDLTFTELIKRGIFIIEPIRLSIKWDGKFFMYQTISISLVHKSKQQTNQRYREKRYIDKNDFDGSIARYEKMVGGGSENYYDLLVPETILSPKRRRELRILICFNFKNGNALDRNLIFWNGNNVRNCGKFWNENKDVDRDKFINMKLKFFLWPNYRLEDLACINRYWFNTNNGSRFSMSRIHMYQRLKIS